Proteins found in one Scomber scombrus chromosome 15, fScoSco1.1, whole genome shotgun sequence genomic segment:
- the si:dkey-1d7.3 gene encoding transmembrane protein 132D has product MARSCNFTEMMLNFPLRALFPVVAASVLTAIAKVAESQQVTEDTGTSSTPSPVYPTVNFQVLNVDHVFLRQDSSEPSGNSSLKAQTQTFLITDPGAGLLQPTVIASYGPLTVDAPIPPDMLTSGHRILPVILVRQVRSSSPVVKILFHMPTEKDNGRRSGAAKVKNGAHCVTAYAFWETREVRGACLVSPGGFCVAQLKPEPAWFSSASRSGSSSRETGRTDGVKGRPGNLVEVYFQSRRVQTDQCTPQDSLQRVGVGRGGGPQGSGTPMRRIGSVNLLRTPPGNPTFLRLRLGGAVVIQTSSKPLKTTDVATFYVFLASTSTLESFTIRATVKTGLSFSAARPSDSALWDIVVEPGRGATPNTVSVVCQRKVTVTAKRGLLEVLQLDFVPKNVSEQESQTISWRLELPGNIKDVGTMRIYTTQKDYVGLAPLVMNTDILNTAVLTGKMVSVPVKTLAVEADGSVTDVTSYTSCRSTEEDVLKVSERCDYVYVNGKETRGKSRVMLNFTYGFLSTQLEMSVWMPRLPLRIDVADPELSQIKGWRVPVTTTNRRSWDSEEEEEMRKGRGCMLQYQYSTLKVLTPFVAQADSEALPDPLTGVEPVDYFLGPDWQVDVTNLVRYSLKVADPDVARLQDGVVLQGRAVGTTTVQVLSPLTSSVLGERSIMVVDDKVSVTELGVQLVSGLSLSLQLSPGSNRAVIAMATTRETITQLKQEAVVSCWVQFSDGAVIPLELFDRSIYSLTVSTPDEGVATVRRTPQSTFVLAHDENEGQGVLVRVELRICEECQKSKRKSKLAVGTGLLRINFQGSRRAVAAVGELKTMVTSQRAVTDVDKWLFRRTVPGQQQTDTPTPTTFLTRYVQPDVVWIGTTTRATRGTTYTVIPMTATTPLSTARPIDTTMGAVSKGEGQKRSYGSMLDNPNSPPNKDVPKAEVTPKKEPPKSKTPKVIESDLIRTFRAMSDLEIGMYALVGVSCVAILAFLLNCASYKLCFRKHKTPIQAGPPPNGDPKDHKHDWVWLGSNNHDPPDPGAPTQVSTLKRETHRPLESRHSTDSMGHRTLERTLPTVSAPAVPERTATLGRSRTSSQQQLQGKLIDPMANRSATLLARPHRNEPLHSPTSKRNQVQFTTFTTLDIKHLAALKKNGVDFNWAKQQQMQQHQTPAEPQTPLPDMPWPVVKPLGEPQ; this is encoded by the exons TGGCTGAAAGCCAGCAGGTTACTGAAGACACTGGGACATCTTCCACCCCATCTCCTGTTTATCCCACTGTCAACTTCCAGGTCCTCAATGTGGACCATGTGTTTTTGCGGCAGGACAGTTCAGAGCCATCAGGGAACTCCAGCCTGAAGGCACAGACTCAGACTTTTCTCATTACTGATCCAGGCGCTGGGCTCCTCCAGCCAACTGTCATCGCTTCATATGGCCCCCTGACTGTAGATGCACCAATTCCTCCAGACATGCTAACCAGTGGGCATAGGATCCTGCCAGTCATTTTGGTGCGCCAGGTTCGTTCCTCGTCCCCTGTTGTCAAGATCCTCTTTCACATGCCCACAGAAA AAGATAATGGGAGGAGAAGCGGTGCAGCAAAGGTGAAGAACGGAGCTCACTGTGTGACAGCTTATGCCTTCTGGGAGACGAGGGAAGTCCGTGGGGCATGCCTAGTGTCTCCAGGTGGATTCTGTGTGGCACAGCTGAAGCCAGAGCCAGCCTGGTTCAGTTCAGCCAGCCGATCTGGCAGTTCTAGCAGGGAAACAGGAAGAACCGATGGAGTAAAGGGGCGTCCAGGGAACCTTGTGGAAGTCTACTTCCAGAGTCGGAGGGTACAGACAGACCAGTGTACGCCGCAGGATAGCCTACAGAGAGTTGGtgttggaagaggaggaggcccTCAGGGCTCAGGGACACCAATGAGGCGGATAGGAAGTGTCAATCTGCTCAGAACCCCACCAGGAAACCCTACTTTCCTGCGGCTGAGGCTGGGAGGTGCCGTGGTGATCCAGACTTCTTCCAAGCCCCTGAAGACTACAGATGTGGCAACTTTCTATGTCTTCCTGGCTAGTACATCCACCCTGGAGAGTTTCACAATTAG GGCAACAGTGAAAACGGGCCTGTCCTTCAGTGCAGCACGGCCCAGTGACTCGGCGCTGTGGGACATTGTGGTGGAGCCTGGCAGAGGAGCGACTCCCAACACTGTCTCTGTCGTTTGCCAGAggaaggtcacagtcactgcAAAGAG GGGTCTTCTGGAAGTTTTACAACTGGACTTTGTGCCGAAAAATGTTTCAGAGCAGGAGAGTCAGACCATCTCCTGGCGTCTGGAGTTGCCTGGGAACATCAAGGATGTGGGCACAATGCGTATCTACACCACACAGAAAGACTATGTTGGGCTGGCACCTCTGGTCATG AACACTGATATCTTGAACACGGCGGTGCTGACAGGTAAAATGGTGTCCGTCCCTGTGAAAACTCTGGCTGTGGAGGCTGATGGCTCAGTCACTGATGTGACCAGCTACACCAGTTGCAGATCGACGGAGGAAGATGTACTCAAG GTATCGGAACGCTGTGATTACGTGTATGTAAATGGGAAGGAGACAAGAGGGAAGAGCAGAGTGATGCTCAACTTTACCTATGGTTTCCTGAGCACCCAGCTGGAGATGAGTGTATGGATGCCCCGTCTGCCCCTGCGCATTGATGTGGCCGACCCTGAGCTAAGCCAGATCAAGGGTTGGAGGGTGCCTGTTACAACCACCAACAGAAG ATCATGGgacagtgaggaagaggaggagatgaggaaggGCAGGGGCTGTATGCTGCAGTATCAGTACTCTACACTCAAGGTGCTCACTCCCTTCGTAGCCCAGGCTGACTCAGAGGCACTGCCAGACCCGCTAACTGGAGTGGAGCCTGTTGATTACTTCCTTGGTCCTGACTGGCag GTGGATGTGACCAATCTTGTACGCTATTCTCTAAAAGTGGCAGACCCAGATGTAGCCAGGTTGCAGGATGGGGTGGTGCTACAGGGACGGGCTGTGGGTACTACAACTGTACAG GTGCTGTCCCCTCTGACATCATCAGTCCTTGGTGAGAGGAGCATCATGGTGGTGGATGATAAAGTGAGTGTGACAGAGCTTGGGGTGCAGTTGGTTTCTGGACTCTCTCTGTCCCTGCAGCTTAGCCCAGGAAGCAACAGGGCCGTCATCGCCATGGCAACTACACGGGAGACGATCACGCAGCTCAAACAG gaGGCTGTGGTCAGCTGCTGGGTTCAGTTCAGTGATGGTGCAGTCATTCCACTGGAGCTGTTTGACCGCAGTATCTACTCCCTGACAGTCTCTACCCCAGACGAGGGGGTGGCCACAGTACGCCGCACCCCGCAGTCAACATTTGTATTGGCCCATGATGAAAATGAAGGCCAAGGGGTGCTAGTGAGAGTGGAGCTGAGGATCTGTGAGGAATGCCAGAAATCCAAGAGGAAAAGCAAGTTGGCAGTGGGCACGGGGCTCCTCAGGATCAACTTCCAGGGCAGCAGAAGAGCTGTAGCAGCAG TAGGGGAACTTAAAACAATGGTGACGTCACAGCGTGCTGTGACAGATGTGGATAAGTGGTTGTTCAGAAGGACAGTACCTGGCCAGCAACAGACAGACACTCCCACCCCaactacatttttaacaagatACGTGCAGCCAGATGTTGTGTGGATTGGAACTACGACAAGAGCTACAAGAGGTACCACATATACTGTCATTCCCATGACTGCCACTACACCACTGAGCACTGCCAGACCTATAGATACAACAATGGGTGCAGTTAGTAAAGGAGAAGGGCAGAAGAGAAGCTATGGAAGCATGCTCGACAACCCCAATTCACCACCTAATAAAGACGTACCTAAAGCAGAAGTGACACCCAAAAAGGAACCACCTAAATCTAAAACCCCAAAAGTAATTGAGAGTGACCTTATACGGACATTCCGAGCCATGTCTGACTTGGAAATTGGCATGTATGCTTTGGTGGGGGTCTCCTGTGTGGCTATTTTGGCTTTTCTGCTTAATTGCGCTTCATATAAACTCTGTTTCCGTAAACACAAAACTCCCATACAAGCAGGCCCGCCACCAAATGGGGACCCAAAGGATCATAAGCATGACTGGGTGTGGCTGGGGAGCAACAATCATGACCCTCCAGACCCAGGGGCCCCAACTCAAGTGTCAACGCTAAAACGTGAAACCCATCGCCCTCTTGAGTCCCGCCATTCTACTGACTCCATGGGCCACCGCACCCTGGAGAGGACCCTGCCCACTGTGAGCGCCCCCGCTGTCCCTGAAAGAACTGCCACTCTGGGCCGCAGCAGGACCAGCtcccagcagcagctgcagggaAAGTTAATCGACCCCATGGCGAACCGCTCAGCCACCTTGCTGGCAAGGCCACACCGCAACGAACCACTTCATTCCCCCACCAGTAAGAGGAACCAAGTGCAGTTCACCACCTTCACCACGCTAGACATCAAGCACTTGGCTGCACTGAAGAAGAACGGTGTGGACTTTAACTGggccaaacagcagcagatgcagCAACACCAGACACCTGCTGAGCCCCAAACACCATTACCTGACATGCCATGGCCTGTTGTCAAACCTTTAGGAGAGCCCCAGTAA